CTTCGGCTTCTGGGTCGAGCTGGGTGACGTCCTGGCCGAGGGCATGGTCCGCCTCTCCAGCCTGGACGACGACTACTACACCTACATGTCCGACCGGGAGATGATCGTGGGCGGCCGCACAGGGCGGATCTTCCGTCTGGGGCAAGCCGTGGAGGTGGTGCTTGAGGACGTGAACCTGGAGCGGCTGGAGGTCAATCTGGTCCTGGCCCGGGGCGCGGGCGGAAAATCGCCGCGCCGGGGAGGGAAGTGGAGCTCGCGGGCCTGATCGCGGCCCACGGTTACTGGGCCCTGACCCTGGGCGCCTTCCTGGAGGGCGAGACCATCCTGGTTCTGGCCGGGGTGGCCGCGCATCGCGGCTATCTGGACCTGCGGCTGGTCATTCTGGTGGCCTTCGCGGGCAGCCTCCTGGGCGACCAGTTCTTTTTTCTCATGGCCCGGCGGCACGCGGGCTGGCTCCTGCGACGGCTGGATGCTTGGCGCTCCAAGGTGGACGCCGTGCATCGCCACCTGGAACGGCGCCAACTCCTGATCATGCTCGGCTTCCGCTTCGTCTACGGCATTCGGGTGGTCAC
The nucleotide sequence above comes from Desulfovibrio aminophilus DSM 12254. Encoded proteins:
- a CDS encoding DedA family protein, with the translated sequence MELAGLIAAHGYWALTLGAFLEGETILVLAGVAAHRGYLDLRLVILVAFAGSLLGDQFFFLMARRHAGWLLRRLDAWRSKVDAVHRHLERRQLLIMLGFRFVYGIRVVTPVVIGLSRVPAWRFAVCNAAGAAVWAVVVGSGGYLLGNAVNVFLENARVAELAAFGLAVVLGLGLWLRRRSRRR